The DNA segment GCGGATGTGCCAAAAATCGCTGTTGATTCTGGTGATTGAGTTTTTATTAGCTCTTTCCATACTGCAACTGCATCATCAATTGCCGCTGGGAATGGATGCAGTGGCGGTTGACGATAGTCAACAGAGATCACCTGTGCACCAAGCCCGTTCGCAACCCAAATAGCTTCTCGTAAAGCTGATTCACCCCCACCGAAAACAAATGCACCACCATGGATATGTACTAGCCACTTATCTTTGTATTCAGGGGCGATATTCTTCGGCGTAACAAAGAACGTATCAACTCCGGCAAACTGCTTAGCTTCATAAGTAACGTCCAAGCGCTCTAGAGCTTGTTGAGCAATCTTAATACCTGGCGCATCAAATTGGGCTTGTAACGCCAACCACTCTGCCGTGTTGTTAGGAACAGGAATTGCCGGTGAGATAACTCTGTTCTCAAATAACTGAGCAAACTCTGTCGATATACCTGCTGGGGTCGGAACCTTTCGCTCTTGCAGTTCCATTCCAGCGAACGCCGCTGTGCTTGATAAGCTGAGTAGCAATGCAGGAATAACAGTGCGTAGTGATTTGGTTTTCATAGTAACTCCGGTAATGATTCTAAAAGCCGTGATTGGCGAACTGAGGCTATTATTCACGTCCGAACCCATTAGCACTATGAATTAGAGAAATTCAAATTTGATTATAGCTAAGTAGCAATAATGAATTTCTCTAATTCCTACTAAGTCTAAAAATCAAATGCGATATTAAATGAAGAAAAGATAAGGAGCTTACATGAAATACTTACCAGCAAGTATGGTATTAACAGGCTATTTAGTTTTCTTCTTTATATTGGTTATGCGTTTAAATAGCTAAACAATATAAAAAGACAACACTCAATCACTTATTTAACTTCTTACTAGTTTAATAAATAAAATAGTAAGAGGAACATTAAATTTAGTATCGGTCATCAGAATTAATTCGGACAGTATTAAACCATGAGAAAACCAATGAAACTTAATTCAACAACAAAATCAATCAAGCTATTCATTCTGACAGCTTCATTAAGCGCAACTGCCATCGCTCAAGACACGATGTTTACCTCTCCACAAAACGTATATAACGACAGTGAAGTAGTGCTGACTAAGTATAACAATGGCGGAGTAGTGAATGCTTCGGTGATAGAAAACGTAGCAAAGACTCAACCTGAAGAGGCGTACATCAAACAAGTAACAGATGGAGTTTGGGCAATCACTGGCTATCATTTCGGCTACAAAACAGTTATTGAGGGCGAAACTGGCCTTATCATTTATGACTCTGGTGACGACATTGAAGAAGCAACGGAGATCTTGGAATTAGTACGCAAACACATTAGTGAAAAGCCGATCCACACCGTCATTTATAGCCATTCTCATTATGTATTTGGTGCACAAGCGATTCAACAAGCCTTTGATGGCGAGCTCAAAGTGATTGGTCATCCAGAGATCAACAAAAACGTTCTAGAAAGCGGCGGCTTAGGTGCGTCGATTCCTGAATTATCACCAACGCTAACAGCCCGTGCCTATGAGCAATTTTCGGTGCTTCTGCCTGCTGAGGGGCCTGACGCAAAATCACCAACACCGATAGGTAAAACACAAGGGTTTGTGCCAGTAAATACTCCTGTAACACAAGGCCAAACAATGACGGTTGATGGTGTCGAGATGGTTTTCTACACCGACTTTGATAGTGATACCGACGATCAAGTGATCGTCTATCTGCCTGAGTCCAAAACGGTACTCAACAAC comes from the Vibrio splendidus genome and includes:
- a CDS encoding alpha/beta hydrolase, which encodes MKTKSLRTVIPALLLSLSSTAAFAGMELQERKVPTPAGISTEFAQLFENRVISPAIPVPNNTAEWLALQAQFDAPGIKIAQQALERLDVTYEAKQFAGVDTFFVTPKNIAPEYKDKWLVHIHGGAFVFGGGESALREAIWVANGLGAQVISVDYRQPPLHPFPAAIDDAVAVWKELIKTQSPESTAIFGTSAGGNLTLATTLKLQELDLPAPGALFVGTPSVDLKETSDSWLTMQGLDPLGQREGLIEGTFDVYAGGEALDNPLISPIYADIDEFPPTIFISGTRDLLLSDTVRMHRLLRSADVETDLHIYDGQSHGDYMSGILIDMPESEDAINELGQFFNKHIN